In Aeromicrobium wangtongii, the DNA window TGTCGTTCTTGGCCAGGACCGCCATGAGCATGCCGACCCCGAAGTCGAATCCCTCGAGCACGAGGTAGCCGACCCACAGGACCGCGATGGTGATGAACCAGAAGGTGGTGAGATCCATGTCAGTGTCCGAATCAGTAGGCGTACGCGAGCGGCGCGTCGGCGTCGTCGGGGTCGGTGGGCGGCTCCAGATCGGGCAGGCCCTTCTGCACGTAGCGCAGCAGAAGCTTCACCTCGATGATGGCCAGGACGCCGTAGAGCAGCGTGAACCCGATCAGCGAGGTGGCCACCTCGGCCACGCTCGTGCTGGGCGAGACGCCGGCCGAGGTCGGCATGAGGCCGAACACGACCCACGGCTGGCGGCCCATCTCGGTGAAGATCCAGCCGAAGGAGTTGGCCACCATGGGCAGCAGCGGCAGGACGATCGCGGTGCGCAGCATCCACTTCGAGCGGGGGATCTGGTTGCGCCGGGTCGCCCAGAGCATCGCAGCGCCGGCCAGCATCGCGAGCACACCGGTCGTCATCATGGCTCGGAACGTCCAGTAGGTGACCGGGATGTTGGGCTTGTAGTCGCCGGGGCCGTACTTCTGCTCGTACTCGGCCTGCAGGGAGTCGATGCCGCGGACCTCGCCGTCGAAGGTGCCGGTGCCCAGGAACGACAGGAGCTTCGGGACCTCGATCTTGAAGACCTCTTCGCTGCCGTCGAGCGTCCCGATGGTCAGGACCGAGAACGGCGCGGGCTTGGCGTCCTCGTACAGTGCCTCGGCCGCGGCCATCTTCATGGGCTGCACCTCGGTCATGACCTTGCCCTGGAAGTCGCCGGTGATCATCGTGCCGACACCGGACACCAGCAGCACGATCGCGCCCATGCGGAACGCCGGCCGGAACGCGTCGGCGTCGCGGTCGGGGTGGCGCATCATGTTCCACAGCGCGATACCGGCGACGAACGCTCCGGCGACCATGAAGCAGCCGATGATCTGGTGCGGGAACGTCGCCAGGAGGACCTTGTTGGTGAGCACGGCGCCGAAGTCGGTGAGCTCGGCGCGGCCCTTCTCGGCGTTCATCGTGTACCCGACGGGGTTCTGCATGAAGGAGTTGGCCGCGAGGATGAAGTAGGCCGAGAACACGGTGCCGGCCGCAGCGATCCAGATGCAGGCCAGGTGGAGGCCGGGCTTGAGCCGGTTCCAGCCGAAGATCCACAGGCCGAGGAAGGTCGACTCCAGGAAGAACGCCAGGAGGCCCTCGATCGCCAGCGGGGCACCGAAGATGTCACCGACGAAGCGCGAGTAGTCGCTCCAGTTCATGCCGAACTGGAACTCCTGGACGATGCCGGTCGCGATGCCCATCGCGAAGTTGATGAGGAACAGCTTGCCGAAGAACTTGGTCAGGCGCAGCCAGCGCTCGTCACCCGAGCGGTGCCACTTGGTCTGCATCACGGCGACGAGGACGGACAGACCGATCGTGAGCGGCACGAAGAAGAAGTGGTAGACGGTCGTGATGCCGAACTGCCATCGTGCTAGGTCAAGAACATCCATCATCGACTCCGTCTCCTACTACGCTGTGTAGTAACTACTACGGAGCGTAGTAAAGCGGTCGGTTCATCGGCAACTCCATTTACTACGTGGCGTAGTAGGATGGGTCACATGCCTCATCTGGGTGAGCTGGAGCGATCGGTCATGAACATCCTGTGGGACGCCCCTGCGCCGCTGAAGGTTCGCGAGGTCCTCGACATCCTGGGCGAGCGAGACCTCGCGTACACGACCGTCATGACGGTCCTCGACCGCCTCGGGAACAAGACCATGGTGCGTCGCGAGCGCGACGGACGCGCCTTCCGCTACGCCCCCGCGATCAGCCGCGATGCCGCGACGTCGGAGCTGCTGCACGCCGCGCTCGACCAGGCCGGCGCCGATCGGACGGCTGCGCTGGTCCACTTCGCCCGCACGGTCGACCCGGCCGAGGCTCAGGCCCTGCGTGCCGCCCTCGACGAGATCGAGTCGCGCACCTCGTCATGACACCGCTCCTGCTCGGCGCGATCGGGTTGGCTCTCGCGCTGCCGATCCCTGCCCTGCTCGCCCGCACCTCCTGGCCGCTGCTGGTGCCCCGCGCCGGCATCGTGCTGTGGCAGTCGTTCGCCCTCGCCGCGATCCTGGCGATCTCCGGCGCGGCCCTGTCGACCGCGCTGTGGCTCGTGACGGCCGACCGGTTGACGTGGTGGCGGGTCGCCCTCCACCTGGTCATCCTGGGCGTCGGCGTGCTGGTGTGGATCCGGTTCTGGTGGACGGCCTGGACAGTCTGGCGCGAGACCCAGGCACGGCGCCGCCGACAGCGCCACCTGGTCGATCTGCTCGGCACGGCCGACGGCGTGGCGCCCTCACTGCGCATCCTGCAGGAACAGACACCCATCGCCTACTGCGTGCCCAACATGTCGTCGCCGCGCATCGTGGTCTCGCAGGGCACGATCTCGTCGCTGGCGCCCGCCGACTTCGACGCCGTCCTGGAGCACGAGCGGGCGCACATGCGCAGTCGGCACGATCTCGTGCTGGAGGCGTTCACGGTGCTGCACCGGGCCTTTCCGTGGTTCATGCGCACCGACGCGCCGCTCGTGCAGAGCCAGGTCATGGTCGAGCTGCTGGCCGATGACGCCGCCCGCCGCGCGCACGGCGCGACCCCCGTCGCCCGTGCGCTCGTGACGCTCGCCGGTTCACCCACCCCGGCCGGCGCGCTGGGCGTCGGGAGCGCTGCGAGCATCCGGATGGCGCGCCTGAAGAACCCTGATCCGCGCAACCCGCTCGCCTCGATCGCCGCCTACTCGATCTCGGTCCTGGTGCTGGTGGCTCCCACGGTGTTCCTGGCCGCTCCGTGGATGATCCACGCCTGGCACACCCTCATCACCTGACCCACCCCACCGCCCCCCGACCGCTGACGCGTGGGTTGCGCACCGCGAGGCGTGGGTTGCGCCCGCTGACGCGTGGGTTACGTATCGCGAGGCGTGGGTTGCGCACCGCGAGGCGTGGGTTGCGCCCGCTGACGCGTGGGTTACGTATCGCGAGGCGTGGGTTGCGCCCCGCGAGGCGTGGGTTGCGCCCGCTGACGCGTGGGTTACGTATCGCGAGGCGTGGGTTGCGCCCCGCGAGGCGTGGGTTGCGCCCGCTGACGCGTGGGTTACGTATCGCGAGGCGTGGGTTGCGCCCCGCGAGGCGTGGGTTGCGCCCGCTGACGCGTGGGTTACGTATCGCGAGGCGTGGGTTGCGCCCCGCGAGGCGTGGGTTGCGCCGTACACAAGCCACGCGTGACCGTGCGCAAGCCACGCGTCAGCGTACGCAAGCCACGCGTGACCGTGCGCAACCCACGCGTGACCGTGCGTAAGCCACGCGTCAGCGTGCGCAACCCACGCGTCAGCGTCGGGGGTGGGGTCAGAGGAAGTCGTTCGGGTCGAACTCGTCGATCGGGATGACCCGGATGCGCGGCAGCTTGGAGTTGAAGGCCTGGACGTCGTACTCCAGGTCGTGGAACTCCATCCCGCGGTCGATCAGCGGGACGTAGCCGGCATTGCGGAACTCGCGGAAGGCCAGCAGCGCCGTCCGGCGGTCGCGGCCCACCAGCGGGCTGAGCTGCTCGATGAAGTCGCCGTCGTTGCTCGCCAGCATGACATCGGCCTCGCGACCGGCCAGCGCCTCCAGCGTGCGCTGGATGGCCATGTCGACGACCTTCTCGTCGGGCCGGCCCGACAGCGGCACCGCCCGGAAGCCCATGGAGGTGAGTGCCTGCACGAACGGCATCGGCAGCTCGTTGTTGGCGGCGAGGAAGAACAGCCCCGTGACCTGCTGGTCCCACGTGTCCTCGGCGAACTGCAGCAGCCGGTCCCACCGCGGACGCTCGTGGGGCTGCGGGCGGCGGCCGAGGATGGACTGACCCAGGGTCGCGTCGATGTTCTCGCCGTCGACCAGGACGTAGGTGGTGCGATCGGTCATGGTCGGACCCTATACGTCAGCTCTGGACGAGCGGCGTGACGGCAGCCCGGATGACGTCCGGCACCGGGGTGACCGCACGCGTCTGCGCATCGACGTAGACGTGCACGAAACGGCCGATGGCCGCCGGCTCGTCGCTGTCGCCCTGGAAGATCGCGAGCCGGTAGACGATGCTCGACGTACCGAGGCGCGTCACCGACAGCCCGACCTGCACGTCGGCCGGATAACCCAGCTCACGCAGGAACTCGCACTGCGTCTCGGCGACCAGGCCGACCGCGTCGAGGCGGCGGATGTCCGTGCCCGTGACGTCCAGCAGGTAGCCGTTGACCGCGGTGTCGAAGTACGAGTAGTAGACGACGTTGTTGACGTGGCCGTACACGTCCTCGTCGCTCCAGCGCGTCGTGATGGTGCGCAGCGCCGGGAAGTCCGTGCGCAGCCGGGGCTCGCTCACGCGGGCTCCTCCTCGCGCAGGCGCTGGCTGATGACGGCGGACACGCCGTCGCCGCGCATCGAGACGCCGTACAGGGCGTCGGCGACCTCCATCGTGCGCTTCTGGTGGGTGATGACGATGAGCTGGGAGTTGGCGCGCAGCTCTTCGTACAGCTCCAGCAGCCGGCCCAGGTTCGCATCGTCGAGCGCAGCCTCGACCTCGTCGAGGATGTAGAACGGGCTGGGCCGGGCCTTGAACAGCGCCACCAGGAAGGCCACCGCCACCAGCGACCGCTCACCGCCGGACAGCAGCGACAACCGCTTGACCTTCTTGCCGGCGGGACGCGCCTCGACGTCGATACCGGTCGTCAGCATGTTCTGGGGGTCGGTGAGGATCAGGGCACCCTCGCCGCCGGGGAACAGCCGGGTGAAGACGTGCTGGAAGGCGGCCTCGACGTCGTACCAGGCCTCGGTGAAGACCTGCTCGACCTTCGCGTCGACCTCCTCGACGATGTCCAGCAGGTCCTTGCGAGTCTTGCGCAGGTCGTCGAGCTGTTCGGACAGGAACTGGTGACGCTCCTCCAGCGCGGTGAACTCCTCCAGGGCGAGCGGGTTGACCTTGCCCAGCATCGCCATCGACCGCTCGGCGCTGCGCAGGCGCTTGACCTGCGCCTCCCGCTCGTACGGGACCGGCTCGGCCGGCGACGAGTCGTCCTCCCCCTCGACGCTGATGACCGGGACCAGCTGATCGGGCCCGTAGTCGGTCACGAGCGTCTCGACGTCCAGCCCCAGCTCCTCCAGGGCCCGGTTCTCCAGGCCCTCGAGGCGCAGCCGCATCTCGGCGCGGGCCATCTCGTCCTTGTGCACGGTGTCGGTGAGGCGGTCGAGCTCGGTCAGCAGGTCGCGCAGCTGGGTTCGGACGGCGCGCAGCGTCTCCTCGCGACCAGAGCGGGACTGCTCGATCTCGGTACGCAGCGCCGATGCCCGGGCGATGGACGTCTCGAGCCTGCCCAGCACCAGGTCGCTGGCCGTGATGACCGCGCGGGCCGTCTCGGCCTCCCGCAGCTGGCGGGCACGACGCTCGGCGGCCCGGGCGCGTGCCTCGCGCTCGGCCTTCGCCGCCTGGAACAGCGACGTCACCTGGGACGCGAGGGCGCGGGCGCGCTCCTCGTTGGTGCGCAGCGCCAGGCGCGCCTCGGTCTCCGTCTTGCGGCAGGCCGACGCCCTCTCCGCGAGCTCCTCGAGCAGTGCCGTGTCGGGCTCCTCCTCCGGGGCCGACTCGGCCTGGCTGAGCCGGTCCTCCAGCTCGGCCAGGCCCGAGCTGTCGGTCGCCATGGCCTCCTCGGCCTTGACGATCGCCGCCGACAGGCGCTCGGCCTCGCCGCGGGCAGCCCGCGAGGTCGCCCCGAGGTGGCCGAGCTTCTCGGCGACGGCGGCCATCGTGGCGTCCGACTCGTGCAGCTCGGCCAGCGCCGCGTCGACGCGTTGCTGGGCGGCGGCGCGCGCGGTCTGGCCCGCCTCCTGCTCGAAGCGGAGGCGCTCGATCGTGTGGGTGGACGCCGCCAGGTCGTTGTCGGCCTTCGTGATCGCGGCCTGGACCTCGATGAGGCTCTGCTTGGAGGTGGAGCCACCGGCGGCGAAGTGGGCGCCGAGCAGATCGCCGTCCCGGGTCACCGCGGTGACGTCGGGCGCCAGCCGGATGACCTCCTGCGACTGCTCGAGCGTGTCGACGACCGCGACCTTGAACAGCAGCCGGCGCAGCGCACCCTCCAGCGCCGGCGGTCCGTCCACGACGTCGATGGCATAGGTCGCGAAGTCCGGCAGACCCGGCCAGCCCGAGTCGTCGACCTCTCCCCCGCCCAGCAGCATCCCGGCGCGACCGAGATCCTCGGACTTGAGCTTCTCCATCGCCGTGACGGCGGTGTCGAGGTGATCGACCGCGACGGCGTCCGCCGCCGAGCCGAGCGCGGCCGCGATCGCGGTCTCGAATCCGTTGCGGACGGTCAGCAGGGCTGCGACGGACCCCAGCAGGCCGCTGATCTCGTCGGTCGCGGCCAGCAACGCCCCCGCGCCGTCCTTGCGGGACAGGCCGAGCTCGAGCGCTTCCTTGCGGGCGGCGAGCGCCGCCTGCTGCCGCTCGGCGTCCTGCAGCTGGGTGCCGAGCGTCGCCAGCGCGGCCGTCGCCTCGGCCAGATCGGCCTCGGCCGCCTCCAGCTTCTCGTCGAGTCCCGACTCGCCGGCGTTGAGCCCGGCGATCTCGTTCTCCAGCGCCGTGAACTGCCGCTGCGCGTCGACGGCCCGCGACTCGGCCTCCTCGCGTGCCGCGGTGAGGCGCCCGATCTCCTCGCCGGCGGCCGCCGCACGACTCTTGAGGGCGTTGACCTGGCCGTGCAGGCGGGCCAGGCCCTCCCGCTGATCGGCCGCTGCCCGCAGCAGCCCGGCGACACGGCGCTCCTCGGCGGTGTACGCGGTCTCGGCCTCGTTGCGCTCGGCGATGACGGTCTGGAGCTGCTCGGTGGCCGCGGCCACCCCGGCGCTGAGCTGCTCGTGCTGCTCCTGGGCCCGGCGAGCCTCCGCCTCCAGCTCCTCGGGCTCTCGCCCGGCCCGGCGGTCCTCGGACTCCACGGCGGCGAGGCGCACCCGCTCGTTGGCCAGCCCGGCGGTGCCCCGCAGCCGCTCACGCAGGCCGGACAGCGCGTACCAGGTCTCCTGCGCGGCCGACAGCCGCGGCGAGTCCTCACGCAGCTGGTCCTCCAGCTCGGTCTCCTGCTCACGGGCGGCGGCGATGGCCTGCTCGACGGACTGCCGCTTGGCCTTCAACGCCGACTCGTCGGCCAGCTCGGTGGCGATCGTCGTGCGCGCCGTGACGATGTCGTCGGCGAGCAGCCGTGCCCGGGCATCGCGCACATCGGCCTGGATGACCGCAGCACGGCGAGCCACCTCGGCCTGGCGGCCCAACGGCTTGAGCTGGCGACGCAGCTCGGTCAGGACGTCGTTGAGCCGGGTCAGGTTGCCCTGCGTCGCATCGAGCTTGCGGAGCGCCTTCTCCTTGCGCTTGCGGTGCTTGAGGACGCCGGCCGCCTCCTCGATGAAGCCGCGGCGCTCCTCGGGGGTGGCCCGCAGGACGCTGTCGAGCTGCCCCTGGCCCACGATGACGTGCATCTCGCGGCCGATGCCGGAGTCGCTCAGCAGCTCCTGGACGTCCAGCAACCGGCAGGTGTTGCCGTTGATCGCGTACTCCGAGCCGCCGTTGCGGAACATCGTGCGCGAGATCGTGACCTCGGTGTACTCGATCGGCAACGCGCCGTCGGTGTTGTCGATCGTCAGCACGACCTCGGCGCGGCCCAGCGGCGGTCGCCCGGACGTGCCGGCGAAGATGACGTCCTCCATCTTGCCGCCGCGCAGGGACTTGGCGCCCTGCTCGCCCATGACCCACGACAAGGCATCGACGACATTGGACTTGCCGGAGCCGTTGGGGCCGACCACGGCGGTGATGCCGGGTTCGAGCTGCAGGGTCGTCGAGGACGCGAACGACTTGAACCCACGCAGCGTCAGGCTCTTGAGGTACAACGTGGCTCCTACGGACGGCGGACTGGAGCCACCCTAGTGCCGTGGAACGTCAGCGGGCGAAAGGCTCGGCGAGGTCGCCGGCCGTGACCTGGTCGACGCGCTCACGCAGCGCGGCCAGCAGGCCGTCGTTCTCGACCTTGAGCCGCAGTACCTCGTCCTCCAGATCCGCGACCCGACGACGCAGGGAAGCGGTCTCACGCAGCTGATCGACGGTGGGTCCGCCGAGATATCCGACAAGTGCTTTGGCCATGACTTTTCTCCGCGAGCTGAGCGTTCGGGTGGGCGCTGAAAACATGGGCAGAAATGCCCTGTTATGCGTCTATCAGTGTCGCACCCGGCCTGTGTCCCGGTCAACTCCGGCGGGTGTGACTAGGGTGGCGTCGTGGACGACTTGTTCGCCCCTGCGACCGGGGCCTGGCAACGGGTCTCCCCGCGTCTTGCGACAGTGCGCCGCATCGTCATCGCGGCGATCGCCGCCCCGGTCGTCATCGCCGGCATCGTGCTGGCGGTCCTGCTGCCCGACCAGCGGTGGATCGGCGCAGCGGTGACGGTGGCGACGCTGCCGCTCGCCGCGTGGGGCGGCGTGTGGGCCGGACACAACCAGCGCACGTGGGGCTACGTCGAGAACGCCGACGACCTGCTGGTCACCCGCGGCGTCATGTTCAAGCGTCTCGTCGCCATCCCGTACGGCCGGATGCAGTTCGTGGACGTGCAGGCCGGGCCGCTGGCCCGCGCCTTCGGCATCGCCACGGTGACCCTGCACACCGCCAGCACCGAGACCGCCGCCGACATCCCCGGCCTCCCCTCCGACGAGGCGACCCGGTTGCGCAACCGGCTGACCGAGCTCGGCGAGTCCCGTGGCGCCGGTCTCTGAGGAGGCCGTCACGCGGGGGCAGCGCACCCACCCGCTGACAGCGGTCGTCCAGGGGGCGCTGTTCGCCACCGCTGCCGCCGTGGGTCTGGTCAGCACGATCCTCAACGGCGACGGATGGGGCAACCTCGGTCCCGCGCTGAGCCTGCTCGTCGCGGTCGTCGGCGGCCTCGCGCTCGGGATGCTGGCGGGCTACGTGAGCTGGCGGTTCACCCGGTACGTCATCGACGGCACCGAGCTGCGGATCGACTCCGGCGTGCTGACCAAGTCATCGCGGCGCATCCCCTACGAGCGGATCCAGTCGGTCGACACCGCCGAGCCGCTCGTCGCCCGCATCCTGGGCCTGGCCGAGCTGCGCATCGAGATGGCCGGCGGCAAGAACTCGCGCACGTCGCTGAAGTTCCTGCGTCTCGACGACGCGCAGGCGCTGCGGCGCATCCTGCTGTCGAGGGCGCACGGCGAGGCGGTCTCGGAGGCTCCGGACGAGCAGCGCAGCATCATCACGAAGGTCGCGCCCGAGCGGGTCGTGATCGGCACGCTGCTGTCACTGGACTTCTTGTTCGCGGCGGTCGGATCGGCCGCGCTGATCGTCTCGGCGATCTGGTTCGGCGGCATCCTGGTGGCGCTGGGCGGCATCATCCCGATGGCGACGTGGCTCGCCCAGATCGTCGCGCAACGCGTCCTGCAGCAGTGGGACTTCACCCTGTCCCGCGGCGAGCGCGGCCTGCGCATCGAGCGTGGGCTGCTGTCGCGGACGTCCCAGACCATCCCGTACGACCGGGTGCAGGGCATCGCGATCAAGGAGCCGTTCGTGTGGCGCCGATTCGGCTGGCAGCGCCTGGAGGTCGACGTCGCCGGTTACGCCTCCTCCTCGGACGAGCAGGAGAACGGTGGTGCGTCGTCGATCCTGCTGCCGATCGCCGACCGCGCCCTGGCCGCGGCCGTCATCGCCGAGCTGATGCCGCGCGCCTCGGTCGACGTCCCCCGCACCCACGCACCGCGCCGGTCGTGGCCGTTCGCCCCGATCGGCTGGCGGTTCCGGTGGATCGGTGCGGACGAGGTGTCGTTCGTCGCCCACGAGGGCTGGGTCCAGCAGGTCACCAGCATCGTCCCGCACCCGCGCACCCAGTCCGTCGAGCTGAGGCAGGGCCCGCTTCAGCGGCTGCGTCGGGTCGCCACGATCGAGGTGCACACCCCCAAGGGGCCCGTCAACGCCGATGGCCGGAGCCTCGACCAGGCCGATGCGAGGGCGATGATGCTGTCCCAGCTGGACCGCGCCCGCGCCGCTCGGCGCTGAGCTCAGCCGCCCGAGGTGGCGTCCTCGGCCAACGGGTCGAGCGGGGCGCTGAGCTCGCGGCTGTCGAGCCAGCCATCGGGCACCGACACCTTCTTGGGCGTGCCTTGGCGTCCGCGCGGGGTGCCGAGCTCTCCGACCGGATAGGGCTCGGTCGGGTCGAGCCGTCCGAGCAGATCGTCCAGGTCGGCGAAGGACGACACCAGCCCCAGCCGGCTGCGGACCTCCTTGCCGGCGGAGAATCCCTTCAGGTACCAGGCGATGTGCTTGCGGAACTCGATGCATCCGCGCTCCTCGCCCATCACGCCGCCCAGCAGCTCGGCGTGCCGGCGCATGACGGCGGCCACCTCGCCCAGGGTGGGCAGCCCCACGACCGTCTCACCGGCGAAGGCCGCCGCGAGATCACGGAACAGCCACGGGCGACCCAGGCATCCGCGCCCGACGACGACGCCGTCGCATCCGGTCTCCTCGACCATGCGGATGGCGTCCGCGGCCTCCCAGATGTCGCCGTTGCCGAGCACGGGGATGTCGACCGATGTCTTCAGCTCGGCGATCGAGGCCCAGTCGGCGTGACCGGAGTAGTGCTGGACGGCCGTGCGCCCGTGCAGGGCGATCGCGGCACACCCGGCGTCCTGGGCGATACGTCCCGCGTCCAGGTAGGTGAGGTGCTCGTCGTCGATGCCCTTGCGGGTCTTCATCGTGACCGGGACGCCATAGGGCGCTGCGGCGGCGACGGCGCGGGTGAGGATCTGGCCGAGCAGGACGTCCTTCCACGGCAGGGCGGCTCCCCCGCCCTTGCGGGTCACCTTGGGCACCGGGCAGCCGAAGTTGAGGTCGACGTGGTCCACGCCGTGGTCGGCGCACAGGATCTCGACCGCGCGGCCGATCGTCTCGGGATCGACGCCGTACAGCTGCACCGAGCGGAACTTCTCGTTCGGTGCGAAGTTCAGCATCGCCAGACTCGTCTTGTCTCCCTGGACGAGACCGCGCGAGGTGATCATCTCGCAGACGTACAGACCGGCACCCTGCTCGGCGCAGAGCTGGCGGAACGCGGCGTTCGTCACGCCGGCCATCGGTGCCAGCACCACGGGCGTCTCGACCTCGAGATCACCGAGGCGGAGGGTGCGCGGCAGCGTGGCGATGGACATGACCCGATTGTCTCAGACCGCAACACTCCGCTTGAGCGGGCGACACCTTGCTGACCCGGTCACGCAGCACACTGGTGGGCCAGGAGGACCTGATGACCAAGGTGCAGCGAACAACCCGTGATGCCGGCCGCGCACGAGCCGTGCGGACGATGTTGCGACGCGCCTCGGGTCCCCTGGCGCACCTGAGCTGGGCGATCGCGGCCGTGGGCCAGGTCGTGGGGGTCTGGCTGTTCGACGAGAGCGAGGACTTCGGGGCCGGGATGATCGTCTGGACCGTGACGGGCCTGCTGTTCGGCGTGGTCACGACGACCGTCGTCCAGGCCGGCGCGCCCTCGCCGACCAGGACCGGTCGCCGCGGCCGGCCGAGGTCACGATCGGGGCGGCCGTGGGACAGCCCCGCCGTCTTCGGCTACCTCGCGATCTGCCTCGTCGGGCTGCTGGTGTCGCCCACAGCCTTCGCGTACGGCGCCCTCATGCTGCTGCTGACGGGTCTCGGTGGAGTGTGCGTGTGGCTGGTGTTTCTGCTGCAGCTCGTCTGCTGGACGGGGCTCCGCGGATTCGGCTCGATCCTGTTCAGGGGCGTCCCGCAGGGCGAGGAGGGGTCGCGCTGGTTGGCGCTCGGCCCGTTCGTGGCGACCGTGGGCGCGAGCCTGTGGTTCTTGCCGATCCTGGGTTGCCTGGCCTATGACAGCCCCGGTCGCAGGGATCTGCTCCCGCTGGTGGGCGTCGTGGGTGACGGCGTCGAGATCACCCACCCGGCCCTGCTGCTGATCGGGCAGGTCGGCACCGCCCTGGTTCTCGGTCTGATCGGGCTCGGGGCGCTGCTGAGCGCCGCCACCGCACGCCTTCGCCCCTGAGAACGAGTCCGTCAGCGCGGCAGGCGAGGCATCCATGGCTTCGTGAGTGGCGCAAACCCACCTGCGAGTGGCGCAGATCGGACCGACACGACGTCTCAGAATCGACAGATTGCGCCAC includes these proteins:
- the dusB gene encoding tRNA dihydrouridine synthase DusB, translating into MSIATLPRTLRLGDLEVETPVVLAPMAGVTNAAFRQLCAEQGAGLYVCEMITSRGLVQGDKTSLAMLNFAPNEKFRSVQLYGVDPETIGRAVEILCADHGVDHVDLNFGCPVPKVTRKGGGAALPWKDVLLGQILTRAVAAAAPYGVPVTMKTRKGIDDEHLTYLDAGRIAQDAGCAAIALHGRTAVQHYSGHADWASIAELKTSVDIPVLGNGDIWEAADAIRMVEETGCDGVVVGRGCLGRPWLFRDLAAAFAGETVVGLPTLGEVAAVMRRHAELLGGVMGEERGCIEFRKHIAWYLKGFSAGKEVRSRLGLVSSFADLDDLLGRLDPTEPYPVGELGTPRGRQGTPKKVSVPDGWLDSRELSAPLDPLAEDATSGG